From Excalfactoria chinensis isolate bCotChi1 chromosome 4, bCotChi1.hap2, whole genome shotgun sequence, one genomic window encodes:
- the F11 gene encoding coagulation factor XI, whose translation MIWIDQTFYFILFLASVYSECVTQIYENTYLQGGDLTTVFTPSANYCQIVCTYHPTCLLFTYLPVTWTKDPAQRFSCYLKDSDTGMLPKMKMEGAISGHSLKQCNIKISACSPDVYVGLDMQGVNYDVSMADSYQQCQKRCTNDKHCHFFTYTPGTFHNASFREKCFLKHTSLGTPTSIRVLDEAVSGFSLKTCQLSELDCQMDIFEHAEFSGRNVTSFFTPDTLVCQTICTYFPNCLFFTFFTKEWQTESQRNLCLLKTSASGIPEAFTLQENAISGFGLLNCRRYFPACNSRTYVHMNFLGDELNVTYTKGHRACQQVCTDTIRCQFFTYFPLQESCDEERKCECHLRMSSNGSPVKIQHGPGRISGYSLRLCKKKASTVCMQHSSRNIRIIGGTDSSPGEWPWQVSLHVKLSRRRHLCGGSIISNQWILTAAHCFMSVQNPNIWRVYAGVLKQSEINEDTPFFRVEEIIIHPQYNSAQTGYDIALLKLDKAMNFTDLQLPICLPSKEEASMLYTDCWVIGWGYRKERGRVEDILQKVSVPLMSKEECQARYRKRRIDDKEICAGYDEGGKDACKGDSGGPLSCRHEEVWYLVGITSWGEGCARPRQPGVYTKVAEFSDWILEKTT comes from the exons atGATTTGGATTGATCagactttttatttcattttatttcttgcttcaGTTTACAGTG AATGTGTGACACAGATCTATGAAAACACTTACTTGCAAGGAGGAGACCTCACTACGGTTTTCACACCCAGTGCTAATTACTGTCAAATAGTTTGTACTTACCATCCTACCTGCCTGCTCTTCACATATTTGCCAGTGACGTGGACTAAAGATCCTGCACAGAG GTTCTCCTGCTACTTAAAAGACAGTGATACAGGAATGCTACCGAAAATGAAGATGGAAGGAGCTATTTCTGGACATTCTTTAAAACAATGCAACATCAAAATTAGTG cttgcAGTCCAGATGTCTACGTAGGATTGGATATGCAAGGGGTAAATTATGACGTTAGTATGGCTGACAGCTACCAACAGTGCCAAAAAAGATGCACCAATGACAAGCACTGTCATTTTTTTACATATACCCCAGGAACATTTCACAATGCAAGCTTTCG TGAAAAATGCTTCCTGAAACATACCAGTTTAGGAACTCCAACCAGTATAAGGGTGCTTGATGAGGCTGTGTCTGGATTCTCCTTAAAGACATGTCAGCTTTCTGAATTAG atTGTCAAATGGACATTTTTGAACATGCAGAATTTTCAGGAAGGAACGTTACAAGTTTTTTCACTCCCGACACTTTAGTCTGCCAAACTATTTGTACTTATTTTCCAAACTGCTTGTTCTTTACATTCTTCACCAAGGAATGGCAAACAGAATCCCAAAG aaATCTTTGCCTCCTGAAAACATCAGCAAGTGGAATACCAGAGGCATTTACACtacaagaaaatgctatttcaggTTTTGGTCTCCTAAATTGCAGAAGATATTTTCCTG CCTGCAATTCTCGCACTTATGTGCATATGAATTTTTTGGGAGATGAACTCAATGTCACTTATACAAAAGGACACAGAGCCTGTCAGCAGGTTTGCACAGACACGATCCGCTGCCAATTTTTCACCTACTTTCCCCTCCAAGAGTCATGCGATGAGGAAAG aaAGTGTGAGTGTCATCTAAGAATGTCCTCAAATGGTTCTCCAGTGAAAATACAACATGGGCCAGGAAGGATCTCTGGATACTCGCTAAGACTGTGTAAAAAAAAGGCCAGTACTG TATGTATGCAGCATTCTTCAAGAAATATTAGGATAATTGGAGGGACAGACTCTTCCCCTGGTGAATGGCCATGGCAAGTAAGCTTACATGTGAAGCTATCTCGTCGGAGACACCTCTGTGGGGGCTCTATCATCAGTAACCAGTGGATCCTTACAGCTGCCCACTGTTTCATGAG TGTTCAGAACCCCAACATTTGGCGTGTTTATGCTGGTGTTTTaaaacaatcagaaataaatgaggatACACCTTTCTTCAGAGTGGAAGAGATTATTATTCATCCTCAGTATAATTCTGCACAGACTGGATATGACATTGCTTTACTGAAACTTGATAAGGCTATGAATTTTACTG ATCTTCAACTTCCTATTTGCCTGCCATCAAAAGAAGAGGCTAGCATGCTCTATACTGACTGCTGGGTAATTGGATGGGGttacaggaaggaaagag GTCGTGTAGAAGATATTCTTCAGAAAGTTAGTGTTCCCCTAATGTCAAAAGAGGAATGCCAGGCAAGATACCGAAAGCGCAGAATAGATGACAAAGAGATCTGTGCTGGCTATGACGAAGGTGGAAAGGATGCCTGTAAG GGAGATTCTGGAGGACCGTTGTCATGCAGGCATGAGGAAGTGTGGTATCTGGTGGGCATCACTAGTTGGGGTGAAGGCTGTGCTCGGCCCCGGCAGCCAGGAGTCTACACAAAAGTTGCTGAATTTTCAGACTGGATTTTGGAAAAAACTACATAA
- the CYP4V2 gene encoding cytochrome P450 4V2, producing MAMEIVLGTMEGTQLLPWVAGAIILLLTVVTVCSLPSLLNYWWWWWVMKPIPGISPCYPFVGNALMLERTGEGFFKQLQQYAVEFRKMPMFKLWLGPLPVTVLFHPDSVEVILSSSKHIKKSFLYKFLHPWLGTGLLTSTGDKWRSRRKMITPTFHFSILNDFLEVMNEQGGILLEKLEKHVDKEPFNIFVDITLCALDIICETAMGRNVGAQENKDSEYVRAVYRMSDLIQQRQKSPWLWHDHLYILYKEGREHEKNLKILHGFTDMVISEKVAELENTKLTKHNTAVNSEEKGGSKKREAFLDMLLNATDDEGKKLSYKDIREEVDTFMFEGHDTTAAAMNWVLYLLGHHPEVQKKVHQELDEVFGNTERPVTVDDLKKLRYLECVVKEALRLFPSVPMFARTLHEDCYIRGYKLPKGTNVLILTYVLHRDPEIFPEADEFRPERFFPENSKGRHPYAYVPFSAGPRNCIGQRFAQMEEKTLLALILRRYWVDCSQKPEELGLSGELILRPNNGIWVQLKRRPKTTTE from the exons ATGGCGATGGAGATCGTGCTAGGAACCATGGAGGGAACACAGTTGCTGCCCTGGGTGGCTGGAGCCATCATCCTGCTGCTGACGGTGGTGACTGTATGCTCCCTCCCCTCCTTGCTGAACtactggtggtggtggtgggtgaTGAAGCCCATCCCAGGGATCAGCCCATGCTACCCCTTTGTGGGAAATGCTCTCATGTTGGAGCGGACTGGGGAAG GTTTTTTTAAGCAGCTACAACAGTATGCTGTAGAGTTCAGGAAAATGCCAATGTTCAAACTTTGGTTAGGTCCACTGCCTGTCACGGTACTGTTCCATCCTGATAGTGTGGAG GTTATTCTGAGCAGTTCGAAGCACATAAAAAAATCATTCCTGTACAAATTTCTGCACCCATGGCTGGGGACTGGACTTCTGACAAG CACTGGAGACAAGTGGCGGTCACGGAGGAAGATGATAACTCCCACATTCCACTTTTCAATCTTAAATGACTTTCTAGAGGTTATGAATGAACAAGGGGGTATTTTGTTGGAGAAACTTGAGAAGCATGTGGACAAGGAACCATTTAATATCTTTGTAGACATCACTTTGTGTGCCCTTGATATTATCTGTG AAACTGCAATGGGCAGGAATGTGGGTGCTCAGGAAAATAAGGATTCTGAGTATGTTCGTGCTGTCTACAG GATGAGTGATCTAATCCAACAGCGACAGAAAAGCCCTTGGCTTTGGCATGATCATTTGTACATTCTGtacaaggaaggaagagagcatGAGAAGAATCTTAAGATTCTGCATGGTTTTACAGATATG GTCATTTCAGAAAAAGTTGCAGAACTTGAAAACACCAAGctaacaaaacacaacactgccgtgaacagtgaagaaaaaggtGGATCgaaaaagagagaagctttCTTGGACATGCTGCTGAATGCCACAGATGATGAAGGGAAAAAACTCAGCTACAAGGACATTCGTGAAGAGGTGGACACTTTCATGTTTGAG GGTCATGATACAACAGCAGCTGCTATGAACTGGGTCCTATATTTGCTTGGTCATCATCCTGAAGTGCAGAAGAAAGTTCACCAAGAACTGGACGAGGTGTTCG GCAACACAGAGCGTCCTGTTACAGTGGATGATTTGAAGAAACTTCGATACCTTGAGTGTGTTGTAAAAGAAGCACTGAGGCTCTTCCCTTCAGTTCCCATGTTTGCCCGTACCTTGCATGAGGACTGCTATATTC gtGGATATAAGCTACCAAAAGGCACAAATGTCCTTATCTTAACTTATGTGCTGCACAGAGATCCTGAGATCTTCCCTGAGGCAGATGAATTCAGGCCTGAGCGCTTTTTCCCTGAAAATAGTAAAGGAAGGCACCCATATGCTTATGTGCCCTTCTCTGCTGGCCCCAGGAACTGCATTG GCCAGCGCTTTGCACAGATGGAAGAGAAAACTCTTCTAGCCCTCATCCTGCGGCGCTATTGGGTAGACTGTTCTCAAAAGCCAGAAGAGCTTGGTCTGTCAGGAGAACTAATTCTTCGTCCAAATAATGGCATCTGGGTTCAGCTGAAGAGGAGACCAAAAACCACgacagaatga